AAAATTACTTACCTAATTCCGGCCAACTTCTGCTGCCGCCTAACGGCACCTTGGGCGGCGGAACGAATCTTCTTCGGATCCTCTAGAATCTTTTTCATTTTATTTTGGCGAGCTATCGCTGCCTGCTTTTTGATTTTACTTCTTAGAGGGGTTGTTTCTACCCACTCTTTAAGCTTATGTATTATTACGCTACTCATCATTATCTATTCCATCACCATAAAACACACGAAAGGGCGCGAAGCATTCACCCACCCCGCGCCCTAACCTATCCATTATCCCTGGACGGTCTACGCTCCTGGTTTTGGTTTTGGCGCCTCTTTCTTTGGTTCGGGGGCCTTTTCGAATTTGGCGTTCTTGATTTCTTTTTCTAGGACGGAGCCTGCCACGAAACGAACTTTGGCCTCCTCGATGAGGCTGGGATTAACATCTTTTTCCTCAAGGATGCCTTTGGATTTGAGTGTGACATGGAAGTAGCCCAGCTCGCCCAAGTGGACGCTGTGGCCTTTGGCGAGCAGCGCTGCCAATTCCTCGCCCAGGATGGTCAAAACCGCCTGGATGTCTGTTTTGCTAACAGTGGTAGAATGGCGGGCGATGTTATCGGCGAGCTCGGGGAGGTCAATACGGCCGGACTCCGACTCGCGGGCATAATATTTAGCCGGTTCGGTTGGTTTGGCTGGATTTTTTAGTTTGACAGATTTATACTTCAATGTCATTTGATTATCCTTTTCGTTAGTTAATTAACGTACTATAGCAAAGTTTTCAAAGTACCACGGTACTTTTTCTAAACCACCACGTTGGTTTTCCAAAACTATCACGGTACTTTTCGAAAAGTACCACGTTGGTTTTAGTCTGGCGAGAGCCACCCCTTAAAACCGCAGGCAATAATCCGCAGATTAGTACTTGGAGGCGGCTAAAACACCGCGCTGGAACACTAGCTTATCGCAAGCTATGTCATCTGCCCACCTCCTTTCGGATTACAAACACCCCCTTGCTGATGGCAGCGCGCGGATGTTGGTTATGGTTTTATTTTAGCATGGGCGGGCGGGAAAAGCGAGAGATTTTCATTTGTTTGTCTCGTTTTGTGTTTCTGCTAGATAATCCCTCACCATCACAAACCCATCTACCGTTTCAATTGCCGCCAAGTACTTTTTCCATTCCTCGTCGTTCAATTCTGCCAGGCTGCGCCCGGGAAAGCGCGGATGCCCGTAAATATATAATAATTCCGTCCAGCCGTGCAGGTTGTCGCCGCGCGGTTCATCGATGATAAAGCCCTCTTCATCAGCCACGAAAACGTGGTCTTTTTCGCCGTCAAAATAACCCACCGCAAAAGAAAAGATAGCCCGGCGATCGGTCTCGCCTTGCATCAATTTGATGATTCCGGAATAACTAAAGCTGTCCAGTAATAATTTAACGAACGGCCCCGGAAAGCCTTTCAGCGCCGGGATGAAAAAGCCGCGGTCATCGACAATCAGGCGCTTGTCTGGAAAGGCTTTTTTAGCTTGCGCCAGCTTGCTTTTGGCGATTGTCTGAATGTCTAGTCCTCGCCCCTCATTAAAATCATAGTCAAGTCTCTGCAGGTCAATGCCAAGCGGCTGCAGAAGTTTCTGGAGACTGGTGAATTTCCGATGGTTGGAGGTGATGAAGTAAATCGTTTTACTTTTTGTCATGAATAATCCTTTC
The window above is part of the Candidatus Saccharibacteria bacterium oral taxon 488 genome. Proteins encoded here:
- a CDS encoding DNA-binding protein; its protein translation is MTLKYKSVKLKNPAKPTEPAKYYARESESGRIDLPELADNIARHSTTVSKTDIQAVLTILGEELAALLAKGHSVHLGELGYFHVTLKSKGILEEKDVNPSLIEEAKVRFVAGSVLEKEIKNAKFEKAPEPKKEAPKPKPGA